In Pseudodesulfovibrio sp. S3, the DNA window CGCCATGTCTCCATCGCAGTGTTCGTCAATGCCTGGCGGTACGTTGCCTGGACAGGGGACAAGGCCTTCCTGCGAGACTTCGGCGCGGAGATGATGCTCGACATCGCCCGGTTCTGGGGCGGCATCGCCACCTATGACGAGGCCACCGGCAAATATCATATCGACGGGGTCATGGGGCCGGATGAGTTCCATGAAGCCTTGCCCGGTTCGGACGTGCCCGGCGTGCGTGACAACGCCTACACCAACATCATGGTGGTCTGGCTGCTCGAAAAGTCCCTGGCCATTCTCGACGAACTGCCGCCAGCCACGCGCAGTGGGGTGGTGGACCGGATCAAGCTGACCGAAGAGGAAATCGTCAAGTGGCGGGACATGACCACCAAGCTCAACGTCATCCTGACCGAGGACGGCATCGTCAGCCAGTTCGACGGGTACATGGATCTGGACGAGCTTGATTGGGACGCGTATCGCAAGCGGTTCTATTCCATTCACCGCATGGATCGCATCCTCAAGGCAGAGGGCGACAATCCGGACAAGTACAAGGTGGCCAAGCAGGCCGATACCCTGATGACCTGGTACCTGCTCGAACCCGATGAAGTGGCCCGCATCCTGAATCAACTCGGCAACAAGGTCGATGATCCCATCAAGTTGCTTAAGGACAACTACGACTTCTATGAACAACGGACCAGCCACGGCTCGACCCTGTCCAAGGTCGTCCACGCGGTCATCTCCAAGTATATCTATCCCAGCGAAGTGTCCTGGGAATGGTTCATGGAGGCCATGGAATCCGACATCAGGGACACCCAGGGCGGCACCACCATCGAGGGCATTCACACCGGCGTCATGGCCGGAACTCTTGAAGTGCTCAAGCAGGATTTCGCCGGTCTGAACATGTCCGCTTCGCCCATGAAGGTTGACCCGGACCTGCCTTTCCACTGGGGCGAGATGCGTCTTTCCTTTGTTTGGCGGTCCATCTGGTTCGACCTGGTCATAGAACAGGATCGGGTGAACATGACCGCCTTTCATCGGGGGGACAAGATCGTTCCCGTGGAGATATTCGGCAAGGTGTATGACCTCAAGCCCGGCATGACCGTGGAGGCCAGACGCCCGGAGGCATAAGAACCGCATTCGGATTGAAAACAGAAAGTCCGCTTCGGCGGGCTTTTTTGCGTGGGCAATACGACTTGCGTGATTTCGGGAAGCAAGGTAATGAGTGCCCCTCGCCGGAAGGGTCTCCCCCCGGCAATATCTTTTCAGGAGCTTCCATGTCACTCAGTATCGGTATCGTCGGGCTGCCCAATGTCGGCAAGTCCACCCTGTTCAATGCGCTCACCAAGGCACAGAATGCCGAAAGCGCCAACTATGCCTTTTGCACCATTGAACCGAACAAGGCCGTGGTGCCTGTGCCGGATAGCCGTCTGGACGTCCTGGCCGGGCTGGTAAAACCCCAGCGTGTGCAGAGCTCCACAGTGGATTTCGTGGACATTGCCGGCCTGGTGGCCGGGGCCAGCAAGGGCGAAGGGCTGGGCAACAAGTTTTTGGCCAACATTCGCGAAACCCAGGCCATTCTGCATGTGGTCCGCTGTTTTGACGACGACGACGTCATTCACGTGGCCAACTCCGTGGACCCGCTCCGGGATATCGAGGTCATTGAGACCGAGTTGATACTGGCCGATGTCCAGGTTCTGGAAAATCGTCTTGAGCGCATGGAAAAGCAGCTCAAGGGCGATAAGACCCTGGCCCCGAAGATCGAGGCGGCCAAGCAGTTGCTGGCACACATGGATCAGGCGCAACCCGCAAGCAGCTTTACGGGCGGGGGCAAGGCACTGCCCGAGCTCCTGGCCGAACTGCGCCTGATCACGGCCAAGAACGTCATTTATTGCGCCAATGTGGACGAAGAGGGTGTGGCCGGGGACAACGGCCACGTCACGGCGGTGCGCGCCCTGGCCGAGGAGCGTGGAGCTGAGTTCGTCAAGATTTCCGCACGCATGGAAGAAGAACTGGTGGGCCTTGATGAAGAGGAATACCAGGAGTTCATGGAATCCTACGGCATCAAGGAGTCCGGTCTGCACCAGATCATCCGTACCGGCTTCAACTCACTCGGGTTGATCAGCTACTTTACCGCAGGGGTCAAGGAAGTCCGTGCCTGGACCATCAACGTGGGGGACAAGGCTCCCCAGGCGGCAGGCGTCATCCACACCGATTTCGAGCGGGGTTTCATCCGGGCCGAAGTGATCAGCTACGACAACTATGTCAAGTACGGCTCCGAAGCGAAATGCCGTTCCGAGGGAGTGCTTCGGGTCGAGGGCAAGGAGTATGTCATGCACGACGGTGACGTGACGCACTTTCTGTTCAACGTGTAACGGCATTCATTTGTCGGCCAGTCCTTTTCACGCCACCCCGCGGTCTTGAGAATACAATGAGAAACGCCCGTTCCGACTCATGTCGGAACGGGCGTCTTTTTAGGATTGAGGCAGTCTAGTCGTCGAAGTCGCCCTTGGGGCCCTTGTCGGTGTCGATGGCCGCG includes these proteins:
- the ychF gene encoding redox-regulated ATPase YchF; amino-acid sequence: MSLSIGIVGLPNVGKSTLFNALTKAQNAESANYAFCTIEPNKAVVPVPDSRLDVLAGLVKPQRVQSSTVDFVDIAGLVAGASKGEGLGNKFLANIRETQAILHVVRCFDDDDVIHVANSVDPLRDIEVIETELILADVQVLENRLERMEKQLKGDKTLAPKIEAAKQLLAHMDQAQPASSFTGGGKALPELLAELRLITAKNVIYCANVDEEGVAGDNGHVTAVRALAEERGAEFVKISARMEEELVGLDEEEYQEFMESYGIKESGLHQIIRTGFNSLGLISYFTAGVKEVRAWTINVGDKAPQAAGVIHTDFERGFIRAEVISYDNYVKYGSEAKCRSEGVLRVEGKEYVMHDGDVTHFLFNV